The Anolis carolinensis isolate JA03-04 chromosome 1, rAnoCar3.1.pri, whole genome shotgun sequence genome window below encodes:
- the LOC134292904 gene encoding uncharacterized protein LOC134292904 yields MESPDGPSSSACLSVPEVPRKKQTAMKRRAESGYRYWAYPNMSGTTGLSLPVTPMNSPKKPRESSNAKPPTRLNLLPGLYAVKNKFTEVKPDLNDQGTDRIDLKKLFPEMPRMYHADATAVLEEADEEMLCKTDYKDIERTGEEPTSGRCVHRSLLEELLKDGAAEKEVMAVDENTTDGFENITGCIQFSGDVEDLQIGDSQTMELFSMPRV; encoded by the exons ATGGAATCACCAGATGGCCCTTCAAGCTCAGCGTGCCTTTCAGTACCGGAAGTGCCTAGAAAGAAACAAACTGCTATGAAAAGAAGAGCTGAAAGCGGCTATAGGTATTGGGCCTATCCAAACATGTCAGGAACAACAGGACTTTCCCTACCTGTGACACCAATGAATAGTCCTAAAAAGCCGCGAGAATCCTCGAATGCTAAACCTCCGACAAGGCTTAACTTATTACCAGGTCTTTATGCTGTGAAAAATAAATTCACAGAGGTTAAGCCTGATTTAAATGATCAGGGCACAGACAGGATCGATTTGAAAAAGCTTTTCCCTGAAATGCCGAGAATGTATCATGCTGATGCTACTGCTGTTCTTGAAGAGGCGGATGAAGAGATGCTTTGTAAAACAGACTATAAGGATATTGAGAGAACGGGAGAAGAACCAACCTCAGGCAGATGCGTCCATCGGTCACTCCTAGAGGAGCTGTTGAAGGATGGAGCGGCGGAAAAGGAAGTCATGGCTGTTGATGAAAACACAACTGATGGTTTCGAGAATATTACG GGCTGTATCCAGTTTTCTGGTGATGTGGAGGATCTTCAGATTGGCGACTCTCAGACCATGGAGCTTTTCAGCATGCCGCGTGTTTAA
- the LOC103279369 gene encoding uncharacterized protein F54H12.2: protein MAFIHGCSEECTKSELDLFHIGPTQTSIERSLYIEVPPLTALTEAAPLDFFIAGNGEDYMDLNNTLLYLTCKVVNEDGTNLPNDAAVGLVNYPIASIFSQLDVTLGDRLISQSNNCYPYRAYIESVLNYCEDTLATQFTAGLFYKDDAGEHESTELDGENDGFIKRATLGAGSRKIDLMGHLHADLFFQEKLLLNGVDVKIKLTRNKNAFCLMSNDANKRYKLHILSASLFVKKVKLTPGVRLGHAEALLTSNAKYPVDRVSMKVFSIPVGSRVSNQENLFLGQLPKQVVIGLVDNDSFSGAYNKNPFNFKHYDINFAALYLDGEQYPMKPFQPNFEEDNCVREYMSLVQTAGKHMKDSALLINREEYAKGYTLFAFDLTPDQECADHYSLIKTGNLRAELRFAKPLPTTVNMLVYGVFDNVIEINHRRNVLFDYM from the coding sequence ATGGCTTTTATTCACGGATGTTCTGAAGAGTGCACTAAATCTGAACTAGATTTGTTTCACATTGGGCCTACACAAACTAGTATCGAGAGAAGCCTTTATATCGAAGTACCCCCACTAACGGCTCTTACAGAAGCCGCACCCTTGGATTTTTTTATTGCTGGAAATGGTGAAGACTACATGGATCTCAACAACACACTTCTATATTTGACGTGCAAAGTGGTGAATGAAGACGGAACAAACCTCCCCAACGATGCTGCGGTAGGCCTCGTGAATTACCCGATAGCCTCCATTTTCAGTCAGTTAGATGTGACTTTAGGGGACCGTCTCATCAGTCAAAGTAACAACTGCTATCCTTACAGAGCATACATTGAATCCGTGCTGAACTATTGCGAAGACACACTAGCCACGCAATTTACAGCGGGGCTTTTTTATAAAGATGATGCTGGGGAGCATGAGTCTACCGAGCTGGATGGAGAAAATGATGGTTTTATCAAAAGAGCAACCCTGGGAGCCGGTAGTAGAAAAATAGACTTGATGGGACATCTCCATGCTGACCTGTTTTTTCAAGAAAAACTGCTGCTGAACGGTGTCGATGTGAAAATTAAACTTACCCGCAATAAAAATGCCTTCTGCTTAATGAGCAATGATGCAAACAAGCGTTACAAATTACATATTTTATCAGCCTCCCTCTTTGTCAAAAAAGTGAAATTGACACCCGGTGTCCGCCTTGGACATGCTGAAGCCCTCTTGACATCTAATGCCAAATACCCAGTGGACCGTGTAAGCATGAAAGTATTCAGCATACCGGTAGGGAGCCGTGTCTCCAATCAAGAGAACCTGTTTTTGGGTCAACTTCCTAAACAGGTGGTGATAGGGTTGGTCGATAACGATTCTTTCAGTGGTGCATACAATAAAAACCCTTTCAACTTTAAGCATTATGACATCAATTTTGCAGCTCTCTACTTGGATGGAGAACAGTATCCCATGAAACCATTTCAGCCCAATTTTGAAGAGGATAATTGTGTGAGAGAATATATGAGTTTGGTTCAGACTGCTGGCAAACACATGAAAGACAGCGCACTTTTAATTAACCGTGAGGAGTATGCAAAAGGCTACACGCTCTTTGCGTTTGACTTGACTCCAGATCAAGAATGTGCCGACCACTACTCCCTGATTAAAACTGGAAACCTGAGGGCAGAGCTGCGTTTCGCCAAGCCTCTACCAACAACCGTCAATATGCTGGTTTACGGTGTTTTTGACAACGTGATAGAAATAAATCACAGGAGAAATGTCTTGTTTGATTATATGTGA